In Porites lutea chromosome 9, jaPorLute2.1, whole genome shotgun sequence, a single window of DNA contains:
- the LOC140948255 gene encoding uncharacterized protein yields MVNCLFQSPLLYNWNLDAASVVTRLTGMLRAFLMMGAMIPFNVNTMSIYSFSASLCMAGQYIHPAYQMEDIIALIRWMGVCKRRLRIVMVPVPTLSGPTSGRVIEEELEEWARQARRWTIGAAEVFHYFMVKSNNIPFFTALSWGITFIIYYGIILCCSSLYSVTLAISVNFLFVEVPVILEWGMLAFLVFNYAVFALIFLLDRVTVRLTEPRVKERISFVRNLYHWIVSPFVLTAYSIVELYALHEVMVRGKKVCKHGASKKDALGSK; encoded by the exons ATGGTAAACTGCTTGTTCCAGTCACCACTACTCTATAACTGGAATTTAGATGCAGCATCTGTTGTTACCAGATTGACTGGCATGTTGCGTGCATTCCTCATGATGGGAGCCATGATTCCATTTAATGTCAACACTATGAGCATATACAGCTTCTCAGCTTCTCTGTGCATGGCTGGGCAGTATATCCATCCTGCATACCAGATGGAAGATATAATCGCTCTCATAAG gtgGATGGGAGTCTGCAAGAGACGGCTTCGCATTGTAATGGTTCCCGTACCCACTCTTTCCGGTCCAACATCTGGAAGGGTGATTGAGGAGGAGTTGGAGGAATGGGCACGACAGGCGCGAAGATGGACTATTGGAGCTGCTGAGGTGTTTCACTACTTCATGGTCAAGTCAAACAATATTCCATTCTTTACTGCCTTGTCCTGGGGAATCACTTTCATCATCTATTATG GTATTATCCTGTGCTGCTCGTCACTCTACAGCGTTACGTTGGCGATCTCCGTTAACTTTCTGTTTGTGGAGGTTCCAGTCATCCTTGAGTGGGGAATGTTAGCTTTCCTTGTGTTCAACTACGCTGTCTTCGCCTTGATCTTCTTGTTGGATCGAGTCACAGTCAGGCTGACGGAGCCGAGAGTAAAGGAGAGGATCTCTTTTGTTAGAAATCTTTACCATTGGATCGTATCACCGTTTGTGCTGACGGCCTACTCCATAGTGGAACTGTACGCCCTACATGAGGTCATGGTACGGGGAAAGAAGGTGTGCAAGCACGGGGCAAGCAAAAAGGATGCTCTTGGttctaaataa
- the LOC140948554 gene encoding structural maintenance of chromosomes protein 1A-like — MTAFEHISTKIDEIYKDIANNASAQAFLGPEDAEEPYLGGINYNCVAPGKRFRPMDNLSGGEKTVAALALLFSIHSFQPAPFFVLDEIDAALDNTNINKVARYIISETEKHFQCIVISLKEEFYTRAEALIGITAEPDKDCTVSRVFTLDLTQYPE, encoded by the exons ATGACAGCGTTTGAACATATTTCAACGAAAATAGATGAAATTTACAAG gACATTGCCAACAATGCCAGCGCACAAGCATTCCTTGGTCCTGAAGATGCCGAG GAGCCCTACCTTGGAGGAATAAATTACAACTGTGTAGCGCCCGGGAAAAG GTTCCGACCAATGGATAATTTATCTGGTGGCGAAAAAACTGTAGCAGCACTTGCTCTTCTCTTCAGTATTCACAG CTTTCAACCAGCACCGTTTTTTGTCCTGGACGAAATAGACGCCGCTCTTGACAACACCAACATCAATAAG GTCGCCAGGTACATTATCAGCGAAACTGAAAAACATTTCCAGTGTATTGTGATTTCCCTCAAAGAAGAGTTTTATACCAGGGCAGAAGCTCTTATTGGAATTACTGCTGAA cCTGACAAAGACTGCACAGTGAGCCGAGTGTTCACCTTGGATTTGACTCAGTATCCAGAGTAG